A genomic segment from Candidatus Viadribacter manganicus encodes:
- a CDS encoding nuclear transport factor 2 family protein, protein MNDVEFAKRYYEAWNKRDLDAICALYADDIEFSSPYIAALGFSPDGVIQGKDLLRLYFEKALERAPQLTFTPEVLLVGARGHTLIYRNHRGERAAETHETDGVGLVIRADATYSTE, encoded by the coding sequence ATGAACGACGTTGAATTCGCCAAGCGCTATTACGAAGCGTGGAACAAGCGAGATCTCGACGCCATCTGCGCGCTCTACGCTGACGACATCGAGTTTTCCTCTCCCTACATCGCGGCTCTAGGCTTTTCGCCGGACGGCGTGATCCAAGGCAAAGACTTGCTGCGTCTTTATTTCGAGAAGGCGCTCGAACGTGCGCCGCAGCTCACTTTCACCCCGGAAGTTCTGCTGGTTGGTGCGCGCGGTCACACGCTGATTTATCGGAACCACCGCGGCGAACGTGCTGCGGAAACCCATGAAACGGATGGCGTCGGCCTCGTCATCCGCGCGGACGCGACCTACAGTACCGAATAG
- a CDS encoding Re/Si-specific NAD(P)(+) transhydrogenase subunit alpha yields the protein MKIAVLKESAPGETRVAATPETVKKIVGLGHSVTVEAGAGARASFPDEQFKAAGAEISADGGIGAADLVVKVRRPSDAEIGKIKAGSGFVSLLEPYGDKATIDALAKAKIEALAMEFIPRISRAQSMDALSSQANLAGYRAVIEASALYGRAFPMMMTAAGTIAAAKVFIMGVGVAGLQAIATARRLGAVVSATDVRPATKEQVASLGGKFIAVEDEEFKQAETTAGYAKAMSGEYQAKQAALVTEHIAKQDIVITTALIPGRAAPVLVTEAQAKSMRPGSIIIDLAVAQGGNCPLSKPDELVEVGGVKIMGFTNLPARLASDASSLYAKNFLALLPLLADKESKAFAPAWDDEIIKGAMLSKGGALVHPHFAPKTAA from the coding sequence TTGAAGATCGCCGTCCTCAAGGAGAGCGCGCCTGGGGAGACCCGGGTCGCGGCAACGCCGGAGACGGTCAAGAAGATCGTTGGACTTGGGCATAGTGTCACCGTTGAAGCGGGGGCAGGTGCGCGCGCGAGTTTTCCGGACGAACAATTCAAAGCCGCTGGCGCCGAGATCAGCGCTGACGGTGGGATTGGCGCTGCTGACCTCGTCGTCAAAGTGCGGCGACCGTCCGATGCGGAGATCGGTAAGATCAAGGCTGGCTCCGGTTTTGTTTCTTTGCTTGAGCCGTACGGCGATAAAGCGACCATCGATGCGCTCGCGAAGGCTAAGATCGAGGCGCTCGCGATGGAGTTCATTCCGCGCATTTCTCGAGCGCAATCGATGGATGCGCTTTCATCGCAAGCGAACCTTGCCGGGTATCGCGCGGTGATTGAAGCGTCGGCGCTCTATGGTCGCGCATTTCCGATGATGATGACGGCGGCAGGCACGATTGCCGCTGCGAAGGTCTTCATCATGGGGGTTGGCGTTGCGGGGCTCCAGGCGATTGCAACCGCGCGCCGCCTTGGCGCTGTTGTTAGCGCGACTGACGTGCGGCCCGCTACGAAGGAGCAAGTTGCTTCGCTCGGCGGTAAGTTCATCGCCGTTGAGGACGAAGAATTCAAACAGGCGGAAACTACTGCGGGTTACGCCAAGGCGATGAGCGGCGAATATCAGGCCAAGCAAGCCGCGCTCGTTACGGAGCACATTGCCAAGCAGGATATCGTCATCACTACGGCGTTGATCCCGGGGCGTGCGGCGCCAGTGCTGGTTACTGAGGCGCAAGCTAAATCGATGCGTCCAGGGTCTATAATTATCGATCTCGCCGTTGCTCAGGGCGGCAATTGCCCGCTCTCGAAACCGGATGAACTCGTCGAAGTTGGCGGTGTGAAGATCATGGGTTTCACCAATCTGCCGGCGCGACTGGCGTCTGATGCGTCTTCGCTCTACGCCAAGAACTTCCTCGCGCTGCTGCCATTGCTGGCGGACAAGGAAAGCAAAGCGTTCGCGCCGGCTTGGGATGACGAAATCATCAAAGGCGCCATGCTGAGTAAGGGCGGCGCCTTGGTGCACCCGCATTTCGCGCCGAAGACAGCCGCATGA